Proteins from a genomic interval of Pseudophryne corroboree isolate aPseCor3 chromosome 4, aPseCor3.hap2, whole genome shotgun sequence:
- the LOC134910189 gene encoding leucine-rich repeat-containing protein 18-like, with the protein MASKRDGLKGKTVTLQMAKNAIKESSGGKKRLVLSNLGIKEFPKCLKKLTSEVEELDISRNYIKKLPDWIQSFKSLCWLDVHTNHIEALPSAIGQLKQLSYLNLSNNNITEKGIPAEISQLKNIRKLNLGLNKISVLPPSLEALTQMTELGLFDNYLKEIPPGMLKMPKVKINLKGNPIPPAEQKEAEVETSTRNKELYLVPREDLCSACLSKSEKNKTKIKNLIGMCIPNSIRRRFN; encoded by the coding sequence ATGGCTAGTAAAAGAGATGGCCTGAAGGGCAAAACAGTTACCCTCCAAATGGCAAAGAATGCCATCAAGGAGTCTTCAGGTGGCAAAAAGAGACTAGTTTTGTCAAACCTGGGGATTAAAGAATTCCCCAAATGCTTAAAGAAGCTGACATCCGAGGTAGAAGAGCTAGATATAAGCCGTAATTATATAAAAAAGTTGCCTGACTGGATCCAGTCTTTTAAAAGTCTGTGCTGGCTGGATGTACATACTAATCACATAGAGGCCCTTCCATCAGCTATAGGGCAACTAAAACAGCTATCGTATCTGAATCTCAGCAACAACAACATAACAGAAAAAGGAATACCTGCTGAAATTAGCCAACTGAAAAACATCAGAAAGCTAAACCTGGGCCTCAATAAGATAAGTGTTTTGCCGCCATCACTAGAAGCTCTCACTCAGATGACAGAATTAGGCCTTTTTGACAATTATCTAAAAGAAATACCTCCTGGCATGTTGAAGATGCCCaaagtaaaaataaatttaaaaggaaACCCGATCCCACCTGCAGAACAAAAAGAGGCAGAAGTGGAAACGAGCACCAGAAATAAAGAACTGTATCTGGTGCCAAGAGAGGACCTGTGCTCTGCATGTTTAAgcaaatctgaaaaaaataaaacaaaaattaaaaactTAATTGGAATGTGCATACCGAATTCCATCCGGCGCCGTTTTAACTGA